From Chaetodon auriga isolate fChaAug3 chromosome 10, fChaAug3.hap1, whole genome shotgun sequence, a single genomic window includes:
- the agap2 gene encoding arf-GAP with GTPase, ANK repeat and PH domain-containing protein 2 isoform X4 yields the protein MNSNSKSVNSTAIKAEVKRYESLQSAINRLSKQFERVEDQQLRSGLKVYLHSIQVNIANSQEWTLSRSIPELRLGILGSLKSGKSALVNKYITGSYAALEKPDGGRYKKEVLVDGQSHLLLIREEAGPPDAQFSSWVDAVILVFSLENEASFQELYQLYSQLSAHRTDIPVIVVGTQDKISSTNPRVIEDQRARQLCIDVRHSLFYETCATYGFNVDRVFSEAAQKIVAQKKQAALQACKSLPNSPSHSGGSTPGSASFPSQASNGPSSGYAYSLPSTPVVSHRDLRVAQGEGGGSSRSLKSIPRRPSLFKNRDPDKKAADGKGDLSGARGAPIKQSILWKRSGSSLNKEWKKKYVTLSNNGTLSYHSSSSDYTQNIHGKEIDLLRVTVKVPGKRPPRAVAPAGPSPVPPASVPGVNGLSKELTAADNTSTVPQLCPATLSVVDDRSGGLSPQGGERGLQRCPSSLSTKAQSVDALEGAAGPFSGKDAGQSSPMSDRKKNRRKKSMNQKGDAAVGQAEAKRKMWKLKSFGSLRNINKTEEENADFIIVSFTGQTWHFEAQSLEDRDSWVSAIESQILASLQSCESGRNKARRSSQSEAVALQAIRNAKGNSLCVDCEAPNPTWASLNLGALICIECSGIHRNLGTHLSRVRSLDLDDWPGELTQVLAAIGNHMANSIWESYTHGRTKPTPNATREERESWIRAKYEQRAFVAALQPPSGSGLPEDSMPVWLLSAVTERDLPRLLLLLAHSTKDQINAQLAGATSPPRTALHAACQLGDVVMTQLLIWYGIDVKAKDSQGQTAMRIARKTASKGCIDILLQHGCPNETSPPTATPVLSRRSSTASLGRTSSRKRVS from the exons tAAATATTGCCAACAGCCAGGAGTGGACCCTGAGCAGATCCATCCCAGAGCTGAGACTG GGCATTCTGGGAAGTCTGAAAAGTGGCAAGTCAGCGCTGGTGAACAAATACATCACAGGCAGTTATGCTGCACTTGAGAAGCCAGATG GTGGCAGGTATAAGAAGGAAGTGCTCGTGGACGGACAGAGTCATTTATTACTGATTCGGGAAGAAGCTGGACCACCTGATGCACAG tTCAGCAGCTGGGTCGACGCTGTGATCCTGGTCTTCAGTCTGGAGAACGAGGCCAGCTTCCAGGAGCTCTACCAGCTCTACAGCCAGCTCAGCGCGCACCGCACAGACATCCCAGTCATTGTGGTCGGCACCCAAG ATAAAATCAGCAGCACCAACCCCCGTGTGATCGAGGATCAGAGAGCCAGGCAGCTGTGCATTGATGTGCGTCACTCGTTGTTTTACGAGACCTGCGCCACCTACGGGTTCAACGTGGACCGAGTGTTCTCAGAGG ctgcCCAGAAGATTGTAGCTCAGAAGAagcaggcggcgctgcaggCCTGCAAGTCTCTGCCCAACTCTCCCAGTCACTCTGGAGGCTCCACACCTGGATCAGCATCGTTCCCCAGCCAG gcCAGTAATGGCCCGAGTAGCGGCTACGCCTactccctcccctccacccctgTGGTCAGTCACAGAGATCTGCGGGTTgcacagggagagggaggaggcagcTCCCGTTCCCTGAAGAGCATCCCCAGGCGGCCCTCCCTCTTCAAG AACCGGGACCCGGATAAGAAGGCTGCTGATGGTAAAGGAGACCTGAGCGGCGCCCGGGGTGCTCCCATCAAACAG AGCATCCTGTGGAAGAGAAGCGGGAGCTCGCTCAACAAGGAGTGGAAGAAGAAATACGTCACCCTGTCCAACAACGGCACGCTGTCGTACCACTCCAGCTCCAGC GACTACACACAGAATATCCACGGAAAGGAAATCGACCTGCTGCGTGTGACAGTTAAAGTTCCTGGGAAACGTCCCCCACGAGCCGTGGCTCCCGCGGGCCCCTCACCTGTCCCCCCCGCCTCTGTACCTGGAGTTAACGGGCTGAGCAAGGAGCTGACGGCCGCTGATAACACCAGTACAG TTCCTCAGCTGTGTCCCGCCACCCTCTCCGTGGTTGATGACCGCTCTGGTGGTTTGTCGCCTCAAGGAGGAGAGCGAGGACTTCAACGCTGCCCCTCCTCATTGTCCACCAAAGCACAAAGTGTCG ATGCCCTTGAAGGGGCAGCCGGTCCTTTCTCTGGAAAAGACGCCGGCCAGTCATCTCCCATGAGCGACAGGAagaagaacaggaggaagaagagcatGAATCAGAAAGGAGACGCAGCCGTCGGGCAGGCTGAAG CCAAACGCAAAATGTGGAAGTTAAAGAGCTTTGGTAGCTTGAGAAACATTAATAAGACAG aggaagagaatgcAGACTTCATCATCGTGTCGTTCACCGGGCAGACGTGGCACTTCGAGGCTCAGAGCCTGGAGGACAGGGACTCGTGGGTGTCGGCCATAGAGAGCCAGATCCTGGCCAGCCTGCAGTCCTGTGAGAGCGGCAGAAACAAG gCTCGGAGGAGCAGTCAGAGCGAAGCTGTAGCGCTGCAGGCCATCCGCAACGCCAAGGgcaacagtctgtgtgtggactGCGAAGCTCCAA ATCCCACCTGGGCCAGTCTCAACCTGGGCGCGCTGATCTGCATCGAGTGCTCAGGCATCCATCGAAACCTGGGGACTCACCTGTCCCGCGTTCGCTCTCTGGATCTGGACGACTGGCCCGGGGAGCTCACGCAAGTCCTGGCTGCCATCGGAAACCACATGGCCAACAGCATCTGGGAGAGCTACACCCACGGCAGAACCAAACCCACACCTAATGCAACCCG CGAGGAGAGGGAGTCGTGGATCCGTGCTAAGTACGAACAGCGGGCGTTTGTGGCCGCTCTGCAGCCGCCCTCGGGCTCCGGGCTTCCAGAGGACAGCATGCCGGTGTGGCTGCTGTCTGCGGTGACTGAGAGGGATCTGCCCAGGCTGCTGCTCCTTCTGGCCCACAGCACCAAGGACCAGATCAACGCTCAACTGGCCGGGGCGACCTCGCCGCCTCGCACGGCCCTGCACGCCGCCTGTCAGCTGGGAGACGTGGTCATGACCCAGCTGCTCATCTGG TACGGAATTGATGTGAAAGCGAAAGACAGCCAAGGCCAGACAGCCATGAGGATTGCCAGAAAAACAGCGAGCAAAGGCTGCATTGATATTTTGCTCCAACATGGCTGTCCCAACGAGACGTCCCCCCCCACTGCCACGCCCGTCCTCTCCCGCCGGTCCAGCACCGCCAGCCTGGGCCGGACCAGCTCCAGGAAGCGCGTGTCGTAG
- the agap2 gene encoding arf-GAP with GTPase, ANK repeat and PH domain-containing protein 2 isoform X5 yields MNSNSKSVNSTAIKAEVKRYESLQSAINRLSKQFERVEDQQLRSGLKVYLHSIQVNIANSQEWTLSRSIPELRLGILGSLKSGKSALVNKYITGSYAALEKPDGGRYKKEVLVDGQSHLLLIREEAGPPDAQFSSWVDAVILVFSLENEASFQELYQLYSQLSAHRTDIPVIVVGTQDKISSTNPRVIEDQRARQLCIDVRHSLFYETCATYGFNVDRVFSEAAQKIVAQKKQAALQACKSLPNSPSHSGGSTPGSASFPSQASNGPSSGYAYSLPSTPVVSHRDLRVAQGEGGGSSRSLKSIPRRPSLFKNRDPDKKAADGKGDLSGARGAPIKQSILWKRSGSSLNKEWKKKYVTLSNNGTLSYHSSSSDYTQNIHGKEIDLLRVTVKVPGKRPPRAVAPAGPSPVPPASVPGVNGLSKELTAADNTSTVPQLCPATLSVVDDRSGGLSPQGGERGLQRCPSSLSTKAQSVDALEGAAGPFSGKDAGQSSPMSDRKKNRRKKSMNQKGDAAVGQAEEEENADFIIVSFTGQTWHFEAQSLEDRDSWVSAIESQILASLQSCESGRNKARRSSQSEAVALQAIRNAKGNSLCVDCEAPNPTWASLNLGALICIECSGIHRNLGTHLSRVRSLDLDDWPGELTQVLAAIGNHMANSIWESYTHGRTKPTPNATREERESWIRAKYEQRAFVAALQPPSGSGLPEDSMPVWLLSAVTERDLPRLLLLLAHSTKDQINAQLAGATSPPRTALHAACQLGDVVMTQLLIWYGIDVKAKDSQGQTAMRIARKTASKGCIDILLQHGCPNETSPPTATPVLSRRSSTASLGRTSSRKRVS; encoded by the exons tAAATATTGCCAACAGCCAGGAGTGGACCCTGAGCAGATCCATCCCAGAGCTGAGACTG GGCATTCTGGGAAGTCTGAAAAGTGGCAAGTCAGCGCTGGTGAACAAATACATCACAGGCAGTTATGCTGCACTTGAGAAGCCAGATG GTGGCAGGTATAAGAAGGAAGTGCTCGTGGACGGACAGAGTCATTTATTACTGATTCGGGAAGAAGCTGGACCACCTGATGCACAG tTCAGCAGCTGGGTCGACGCTGTGATCCTGGTCTTCAGTCTGGAGAACGAGGCCAGCTTCCAGGAGCTCTACCAGCTCTACAGCCAGCTCAGCGCGCACCGCACAGACATCCCAGTCATTGTGGTCGGCACCCAAG ATAAAATCAGCAGCACCAACCCCCGTGTGATCGAGGATCAGAGAGCCAGGCAGCTGTGCATTGATGTGCGTCACTCGTTGTTTTACGAGACCTGCGCCACCTACGGGTTCAACGTGGACCGAGTGTTCTCAGAGG ctgcCCAGAAGATTGTAGCTCAGAAGAagcaggcggcgctgcaggCCTGCAAGTCTCTGCCCAACTCTCCCAGTCACTCTGGAGGCTCCACACCTGGATCAGCATCGTTCCCCAGCCAG gcCAGTAATGGCCCGAGTAGCGGCTACGCCTactccctcccctccacccctgTGGTCAGTCACAGAGATCTGCGGGTTgcacagggagagggaggaggcagcTCCCGTTCCCTGAAGAGCATCCCCAGGCGGCCCTCCCTCTTCAAG AACCGGGACCCGGATAAGAAGGCTGCTGATGGTAAAGGAGACCTGAGCGGCGCCCGGGGTGCTCCCATCAAACAG AGCATCCTGTGGAAGAGAAGCGGGAGCTCGCTCAACAAGGAGTGGAAGAAGAAATACGTCACCCTGTCCAACAACGGCACGCTGTCGTACCACTCCAGCTCCAGC GACTACACACAGAATATCCACGGAAAGGAAATCGACCTGCTGCGTGTGACAGTTAAAGTTCCTGGGAAACGTCCCCCACGAGCCGTGGCTCCCGCGGGCCCCTCACCTGTCCCCCCCGCCTCTGTACCTGGAGTTAACGGGCTGAGCAAGGAGCTGACGGCCGCTGATAACACCAGTACAG TTCCTCAGCTGTGTCCCGCCACCCTCTCCGTGGTTGATGACCGCTCTGGTGGTTTGTCGCCTCAAGGAGGAGAGCGAGGACTTCAACGCTGCCCCTCCTCATTGTCCACCAAAGCACAAAGTGTCG ATGCCCTTGAAGGGGCAGCCGGTCCTTTCTCTGGAAAAGACGCCGGCCAGTCATCTCCCATGAGCGACAGGAagaagaacaggaggaagaagagcatGAATCAGAAAGGAGACGCAGCCGTCGGGCAGGCTGAAG aggaagagaatgcAGACTTCATCATCGTGTCGTTCACCGGGCAGACGTGGCACTTCGAGGCTCAGAGCCTGGAGGACAGGGACTCGTGGGTGTCGGCCATAGAGAGCCAGATCCTGGCCAGCCTGCAGTCCTGTGAGAGCGGCAGAAACAAG gCTCGGAGGAGCAGTCAGAGCGAAGCTGTAGCGCTGCAGGCCATCCGCAACGCCAAGGgcaacagtctgtgtgtggactGCGAAGCTCCAA ATCCCACCTGGGCCAGTCTCAACCTGGGCGCGCTGATCTGCATCGAGTGCTCAGGCATCCATCGAAACCTGGGGACTCACCTGTCCCGCGTTCGCTCTCTGGATCTGGACGACTGGCCCGGGGAGCTCACGCAAGTCCTGGCTGCCATCGGAAACCACATGGCCAACAGCATCTGGGAGAGCTACACCCACGGCAGAACCAAACCCACACCTAATGCAACCCG CGAGGAGAGGGAGTCGTGGATCCGTGCTAAGTACGAACAGCGGGCGTTTGTGGCCGCTCTGCAGCCGCCCTCGGGCTCCGGGCTTCCAGAGGACAGCATGCCGGTGTGGCTGCTGTCTGCGGTGACTGAGAGGGATCTGCCCAGGCTGCTGCTCCTTCTGGCCCACAGCACCAAGGACCAGATCAACGCTCAACTGGCCGGGGCGACCTCGCCGCCTCGCACGGCCCTGCACGCCGCCTGTCAGCTGGGAGACGTGGTCATGACCCAGCTGCTCATCTGG TACGGAATTGATGTGAAAGCGAAAGACAGCCAAGGCCAGACAGCCATGAGGATTGCCAGAAAAACAGCGAGCAAAGGCTGCATTGATATTTTGCTCCAACATGGCTGTCCCAACGAGACGTCCCCCCCCACTGCCACGCCCGTCCTCTCCCGCCGGTCCAGCACCGCCAGCCTGGGCCGGACCAGCTCCAGGAAGCGCGTGTCGTAG